From Triticum urartu cultivar G1812 chromosome 2, Tu2.1, whole genome shotgun sequence, a single genomic window includes:
- the LOC125535564 gene encoding beta-glucosidase 5-like: MGATAFLYILLSLWVQDAAAILGFTRSDFPQDFVFGSGTSAYQYEGAVAEDGRRPSFWDTFTHAGKMPDQSTGDVTADGYHKYKEDIKLISDTGLEAYRFSISWSRLIPNGRGAVNPKGLQFYNNIIDELVKHGIQIHITLHHLDLPQILEDEYGGWLSPRIIEDFTAYADVCFREFGGRVTYWTTVNEPNIGAVASYGSGQLPPGRCSDPFGITKCTAGNSSTEPYVAVHTYLLAHASVARLYREKYRAMQKGVVGINIYSFWSYPFTDSTADLEATQRCKDFMFGWILEPLVFGDYPEMMKKNVGSRLPSFTKVQSELIKGSSDFIGINHYYSLYVSDRQTEPGIRDYNRDMSIYYRASRTEPPAGQGAPTNVPSDPKGLQLVLGYLKETYGITQLYVHENGVGSANDSLDDTYRVDYLSSYMGSTLDAIRNGVNVRGYFAWALMDLFELLAGYESKYGLYRIDFDDERRPRQARLSARWYSGFLKKNGSSIRVSRVQEDLRLTTVF, translated from the exons ATGGGTGCCACTGCTTTCTTGTACATCTTGCTGTCCCTCTGGGTTCAGGATGCAGCTGCCATTCTTGGCTTCACAAGAAGTGATTTTCCGCAGGACTTCGTATTTGGATCTGGAACCTCAGCATATCAA TATGAGGGTGCTGTTGCTGAGGATGGTAGGAGGCCAAGCTTTTGGGACACTTTCACTCATGCAG GTAAAATGCCAGACCAAAGCACAGGAGATGTTACTGCAGATGGGTACCATAAATACAAG GAGGATATCAAGCTCATATCTGATACAGGCCTAGAGGCCTATAGGTTCTCCATCTCCTGGTCGAGGCTCATTCCAA ATGGACGTGGAGCTGTCAATCCAAAAGGGTTACAGTTCTACAATAACATCATAGATGAGCTTGTGAAACATG GTATTCAAATACACATCACACTTCACCATCTAGATCTCCCTCAAATTCTTGAAGACGAGTATGGTGGATGGTTAAGCCCCAGAATTAT CGAAGATTTCACGGCATATGCGGATGTTTGCTTCAGGGAGTTTGGAGGCAGAGTCACTTACTGGACTACAGTGAACGAACCAAACATTGGTGCAGTTGCCTCTTATGGCAGTGGTCAATTACCACCTGGTCGATGCTCAGATCCATTTGGAATAACAAAGTGCACAGCTGGGAACTCCAGCACTGAACCATATGTAGCAGTCCATACTTACTTATTGGCGCATGCATCAGTTGCCAGACTGTACAGAGAGAAGTATCGA GCTATGCaaaaaggagttgtgggcataaATATCTACTCCTTCTGGAGTTACCCATTCACAGATTCCACCGCGGATTTAGAAGCAACTCAAAGATGCAAGGATTTCATGTTTGGCTG GATACTAGAGCCTTTGGTGTTTGGGGACTACCCAGAAATGATGAAGAAAAATGTTGGCTCTCGTCTTCCATCCTTCACAAAAGTCCAGTCTGAACTTATCAAGGGTTCTTCTGATTTTATCGGAATAAATCACTACTATTCTCTCTATGTGAGTGACCGCCAGACAGAACCAGGTATCCGAGACTACAACAGGGACATGTCAATTTATTACAGAG CTTCTAGGACAGAACCACCTGCTGGTCAG GGAGCCCCAACAAATGTTCCAAGTGATCCCAAAGGGTTGCAACTTGTCCTCGGGTACCTGAAGGAAACCTATGGGATAACTCAACTTTATGTCCACGAGAATG GTGTGGGGTCTGCCAACGATAGCCTTGATGATACTTACAGGGTCGATTACCTGAGCAGCTACATGGGAAGCACGCTAGATGCAATAAG GAATGGGGTTAATGTGAGGGGTTATTTCGCCTGGGCACTCATGGATCTATTCGAGCTCCTGGCAGGATACGAGTCCAAGTACGGCCTGTACCGCATAGATTTTGATGACGAAAGGAGGCCACGGCAAGCCAGGCTCTCTGCTCGCTGGTACTCCGGCTTCCTGAAAAAGAATGGATCCTCTATTCGAGTATCAAGGGTGCAGGAGGACCTGAGGTTGACGACCGTCTTCTAA